The DNA region CTTCTTTGGTTACGACTGGAAAGATAAGAACCAGATGACCAACATCATTGGGTATCACCTGATTATTCTCGGTGTTGGTGCTTTGTTACTGGTTGCCAAAGCCATGGCTTTTGGTGGTTTATATGATACCTGGGCACCCGGTGGTGGTGACGTGCGGGTCGTTACCAACCCGACGCTGAACCCAGCCGTGATCTTCGGTTATCTGTTGCGCTCTCCCTTTGGGGGCGACGGCTGGATCGTCAGCGTAGACAACCTGGAAGATATCGTCGGTGGTCACATCTGGATCGGTTTGATCTGTATCGCTGGCGGTATCTGGCACATTCTCACTAAGCCGTTTGGTTGGGCACGTCGGGCCTTCATCTGGTCTGGTGAAGCTTACCTGTCCTACAGCCTAGGCGCTCTGTCCCTGATGGGCTTCATCGCCTCCTGCTTCGTCTGGTTTAACAACACCGCTTATCCCAGTGAGTTCTACGGTCCTACTGGGCCGGAAGCGTCTCAAGCTCAAGCGCTGACCTTCCTGATCCGTGACCAACGGCTGGGGGCGAATGTTGGTTCTGCTCAAGGCCCCACAGGTCTGGGTAAATACCTGATGCGCTCTCCCACTGGAGAAATCATCTTTGGGGGTGAAACGATGCGCTTCTGGGATTTCCGTGGCCCCTGGCTGGAGCCTCTGCGTGGTCCCAACGGTCTTGACCTGAACAAGATCAAGAACGACATTCAACCCTGGCAAGCTCGCCGTGCGGCTGAGTACATGACCCACGCGCCTCTGGGTTCTCTGAACTCTGTGGGTGGGGTAGCAACGGAGATCAACTCCTTTAACTATGTATCTCCCCGCTCCTGGCTGGCGACTTCCCACTTTGTACTGGCGTTCTTCTTCCTGGTTGGTCACCTGTGGCATGCTGGCCGTGCTCGTGCGGCGGCGGCGGGCTTCGAGAAGGGCATCGATCGCGAAGACGAACCCGTATTGTCGATGCCTAACCTCGACTAATTTTTAGTCCGGTTTCGCTAAATCACTCTCAGGCTCCTGGCTCGTCCGGGAGCCTTTTTTATTCGCGTTTGCTAGAATTGACTTACCTAATTGTAAGGAAAACTGCTTTTAGTAAGGATGCTGATGCTAACTTCAACAATTACTAGCAAAGGACAGATCACTATCCCGAAAGCGATTCGAGATCTGTTAAATCTTCATCCTGGAGATCGCATCGATTTTATTGTTGAGAACGGCTGAATATACGTTCAGCCTACTGATGTGGATGTACGATCGCTGTCTGGCTTACTTTACAAACCTGATCGGAAACCTGTTTCTCTAGAAGAGATGGATGCTGCCATTGCCCAAGGTGCGAGGGAATCCCTGTGAAAGGATTGCACACAAACGTCCTGGTGCGATACCTGACCCGTGACGATGAGCAACAGTGGCAACGTGCGGAGCAATACATTAACGCCACCCTGGCAGCAGAAGAAACCTGTTTTATCAGCAACATTGTGCTATGTGAATTAGTGTGGGTCTTGCGATCGGCTTACCGGATTCCGCGTGAAGAATTAATCACCACATTGGAAAAGATTTTACGGACAAGCCACTTTGATTTTGAAGATAAGGCTGTGATCTGGGGGGCATTTCGGCAATTTCAACAGGGTAAAGCAGATTTCTCTGACTATTTAATTAGTAAAGTGAACCATCAAGCTGGGTGTACTGAAACGGCAACTTGGGTGCATGTCACCTTCTTGAGAGGAAATTAGAGCAGGTTGTTGAGGTAAGCACAGCGGTGGGCTAACACGTTCGGCACATGCTCTGCTTTCCAACGTGCTCCCGAAATTTGTAAGCGACGGTCAATCTGTTTGACCGTTGATTCCACAGCCCCTGAACCAATCGAGCAGATGCCTTCGCTCTGGTAATACTCGTAGTTAACGATGCGGTGCCGATGCTTGTGCAAATACTGACAGAAGCACTGCGCTTGATGCAGTTGGCAGTCTTCAAACAACGTCAGTGTTTCATCCACCTTGCCCTGCCACAAGCGTCGCCGAGCGTCTGCTAAACGGTTCAACGACCCTCCAACCTTCTCCAAGTTCTCCATCAAATGAAACCAATCGAGAATCTCTCGTCGTTCCACTGCATCAGTCAGTTGAGCAAACAAATTCCAAATGCCATCATGACCATCGCCCAAGCAGACCAGACAAACCGCCAGCAGTTGATGGTTGAACCATGCGAGCAAGGCTGCATTGTCGTCAAACCAAGCCGCACAAACCCCCATTGGAGCCAGATGAACCGCTTTATACTGCTTCCACAAGGGTTTTTGACCCGGCTCCACGACCAATCGCACCGTTCCGCCATCGATGCTGGCTTCTGCGACTGGGTCATCCACTGTGGGGGGAGCAAACGTTTGGCGTTGGACTAACCGTTGCTGTGTTTTTGCACTCACGGTTACCCCAGTGAACAGTTCAACATCTTGAGCCGCATGTTGATAGGAGACATTGGCACTCACCCGCAAACAACACCGCTCCAGCATTGGACTCAACTGGCTACCGGCTTTCACGTCCAATCGTTGAGCTTGTTCGCTCGTCACGCTTAAGCGTCCCAAGATACTTTTGAGCGTTCGCTGATACCCGTCAGTTGTGCCAGTCGCTGCTGCAATAAAAAACTCCCAGTTGCGGCAATACGCTCTGTTGGGCGTGGGTTCGGATAGCTTGCTCGATGCCTTCAAGGGTTTGCAGTTGTTCAGCCGGTGTATTGCGATACAAAATGCTGGCAATCGTATCAACACACTGCTGCAGTTGGGCTTGGTCTTCAGGAGTCATGGCTATGGCAGATAGATGCACGTCTTCTCCAGCCTAATTTTTCTACCAAGAAGGTGACACGCACCCCGGCAACTTTTGATGCCAAACTGCAAAACACAGAAGGATTTTGCTTAGTATAAATTTTTCTCTATTCACTCATTTGCTGCACCCTCCTCTCTCCCCACCTTCACCCTTTACCCTTCCTCTCCCCACACTCATTGACTTATCTAACCATCCACTCATCTACCCATCTACCCACCCCACCCCCCAACTCTTCTGCCAAAATAAACCCACACCCCACACCCCACACCCATGACCCAAGAAGAGTTGCTGGCACTGATTGATCAGGCAGCGGAAGAAGGCTGGAAAGAACTAGACCTGGCAGGCAACGGCTTGACGGAACTGCCCCCAGAAATTGGCAAACTGACCCAACTGGAAACGTTAATTTTGGGGAAGGTGGGGGAGTGGAAGTGGGTTGATGATCAGTACACGCCGACGCTCATCACTAATGAACTGACTACCCTACCCCAAGAACTGGCTACATTAAAAAATCTGCAAACGCTAAACCTCAGTGGAAAACCTCTGGCAAAGATTCCAGAATTCGTATTTGAACTCTCGTCATTAAAATCACTGATTCTGGTAGCTTTTACCGCTCCATCGAACTTGTGCGATTTGATGAGCGTACAGGCATCGTCTATATTTTTGCAGGCGAAGACCTACAAGTAGTAATTTACCGAGAGGGCAAGTGGAGGTTCAGATGAAACCAAACTTTGACACGATGAACGTTGCCGAATTAAGGGCCTACCTGCTCTCCCATCGTAACGATGACGAAGCATTTTACAAGCTTGTCGATCGTCTTGAAAGTAATTCTGATACTACCGACCTATACCCTATTCCCGATACTCCTGAAAACATTGCCATTATGGAAGCGGCAATTCAGGAACATATTCGGCAATTAGAAGAAAAGCAGAAAGGTTAAAGGAACATGGAAGATGACCACGTCCACCACGCAACACTTTCCACCAGGTACTTTTATGAATGATGAGAAAACCTACAACTGGCAGGGCGATCGCGTCAGTGGCGACAAGGTGATGGGCGACAAAGTTGCAGGCGATAAAGTCATGGGCGACAAAATCACCCATTATCACAGCCAGAACCTGGCTCAGGCGGCAAAAGATATCAAAGATCTGCTCAATCAACTGGACAAAGATTACGACAGTACCACTCCTACCGGACAGGCCATGATCGGGGCCAAGACGATCGAGGCGATCGAACAGAATTCTACGCTCAAAGCCCGGATCGTCCACTGATGGCAGAGCAACTTCAGTCTGAACCAACTTTGCCTCTCCGTTTCATTCCTTTAATGCTCCAATCGCAAAACCCACTGATTACGTAGAATAAGGGCAAGACTTCCAGCCTGGAGGTGATATGAATCAACCTGCAACGGATCGGATTCGGTGGACGAGCGCAGACCTGGAACTGTTGCCAGAGAGCAGCAATCGCTACGAGATTATTGATGGAGAATTGCTTGTGACTCGCGCACCACATTGGGGGCATCAGAATGCGATCGTCAATACAGCGGCTGAATTACGAGATTGGTCGATCGCAACAGGTTTAGGCAAAACGGTGCCGGCTCCTGGGGTGATCTTTAGCGATGCGGATAATGTGATTCCCGATGTGGTGTGGATTAGCAAAGAGCGACTGGCGATCGCTCTGGATGAAGATGGGCATCTGACCATTGCTCCAGAACTGATTGTTGAGGTCTTGTCTCCCGGTACGCAGAACGAGCGACGCGATCGAGAAACCAAACTGAAACTCTATACAGAACGGGGCGTGCAGGAATATTGGATTCTGGATTGGCGGGTGCAGCAGGTGGAAGTGTATCGCCGTGAGCGAGCAACCCTTAAACTGATCACCACACTATTTCCCTCAGATGACCTGACCTCTCCCCTACTGCCCGGTTTTACCTGTCCGGTTGCCCGGTTATTTGTGTGAAATGCGAAGTGATGCAGCGGGTGTTCAGGAGATTTGCCAGTCAACCAGTTCCTACCCTTCTACTCGGTTTCCAGCCAGTTTGCGTTGAAGTGCAATCCGGCGTTCTACTACCAAACTGATAGCAATGAACAATACGGCTAACCCTTGAATCGCATAAACCACTGTTACAGGTACGCCAGCACTGCGTTGCATGACACTGGCTCCACTGCGGAGGGCACCAAAGAATAGGGAAATCAGCACCAGTCCGCCCAAGTTGCCACGACTGAGAAAGGCGATCGCGATCGCATCAAATCCATACCCTGGGGAAAAGTTTTCAAACAGGCGATATTTCAGCCCCATGACTTCTCCGGCTCCAGCCAGACCTGCTAATCCTCCGGATAACGCCATCACAGTCATGATGGTACGCGGAACAGACAGGCCCGCATAGCGGGCCGCGATCGGGTTTTGGCCAACGGCTTCCACCTGATAACCAAAGGGGGTGGCAGAAAAGGCAACCCACACCACCAATACCGCCAGTCCCCCAATCAGAATTCCGGCATGGGTTTGAGTTTGGGGCAACAAAATGGGCAACTGGGCAGTGGCGGCAATGGGCGGACTGAAAGGACTGGGCGCATTCGGCTCCAACAGGGGGCCACTGACGAGATAGCTCACCAGGTATTGAGCAATGTAGTTCAACAGTAGGGTAGTAATCACTTCATTCACACCCTGAATGGCTTTTAGATAGCCAGGAATAAAACCCCAGAGTGCTCCCAACAAAAAGCCTCCCAATAACGCCAGGGGGACATGAACGATCGCGGGTAGCCCTTGAATAGACAGCCCTATCAAGGCACTTCCCAGGCCTCCCATGTAAATTTGTCCTTCTCCGCCAATGTTAAACTGGCCCGCTTTCAGGGCAATTAACACACCCAAACTGGTGAGTAAGAGGGGAGCCGTCTTGGTTAAGGTATTGCCGATGCCATAGTAGTTAGCCAGGGCTTCACTGAACAACACCCCATAGGCTTTGATAGGATTCACGCCTGCGATCGCAATCAGTCCTGCCCCTACCAGAAGAGCCAGGGCGATCGCGGCGATTGGAGAGACGACAGGTAATACTCGCTCTTTCATTTTCTGTCGTACGGTTACCTGATTCAGGCTGCTCATAGTCAACCTTGTGAACGCATAAAACGTGAATTTCGATGACGTTAACACAGGCGAAGTGTAGCCACCAATGCGGTAAGATTCTAGGATGATCTCGGCTGGTATCTAGCAAATTTGGCTATAATTATCAATTACTCTCTTAAAGTTTAATAATTCCTTTAAAAACTGCTCCGGACGGCAAAAGCTGTCAGAGTATACCTTCTAGCCCCAAAAGACGATTAATGACTTGGCGAAAGTTAAATTTCTTGTAAAGGGGGAAACAGATCAAAGAATTCCGTCTCTTGGCTGATACTTTGTAATAAGAGTGTAATAACTCCACATTCCAGGCTTCTCCAGATTGAAACATCCTTTTGCTTGAGGGAAAGCTGCGGCTGTCTGACTGGACTTAGTTGATATCAGAAACTTCTGATTACTGTGTGCTATTCCTGTTGAAAACCTACGATCGGCCCATTTTATTTATGAATTGAAACATGAATCTACAATCATCAAGGGTGCAGACGAGATGTAGCTTATCGGGCATCTCAATCCTGGGTAGTGTTGTGTTAAGCAGCGGAATTATTAGTTTTTTAACCCCAAGTGCCTACGCTCAAGCCAATCCTCAAATCTCTGGTACTTTAGTTAGCTGGGCAAAGCAAGGTGAACAGAACTACCTGAACGAAATATTTTCTGAAGGGCAGCAGCAGTGGCAAAGAAGTGGTCTGGAAAAGGTTCTCGAACGGTATCAGAAAGCATCCAGTTTAGACCCCAATAATTCTAAAAATCTTGCCAGTATTGCTTATTTGCAAGCTCAGTTGAAGAATTTTCAAGCCGCTACAGTAGCTTTTCAAAAAGCGATCGCTCTGGAACCTAAAAATCCTAATTTTTACTATGGTTTAGGCTATAGTTTGGCTAACTTAGGGGATAATTCTGGTTCTGAAAAAGCTTATCGGCAGGCTACCCAGCTTGCTCCCAATCAAGTAGAGAACTACATAGGTTTAGGAGCCGTTCGGCTCTTCCGGATCCGGGGTGAAAATCGTATAATATGATACTTTCAGTCAGGGATTGCGCCAATGGACATACATCTTGATAGATTGCTTAACTTCCCTCACGTTACGGTTGAAAGTTGCATTCAAAAAGACAATGAAGTGTACTTAAAGTTGCGCTTGCTCAATCAAGAATCTAGCTGTCCACACTGTAAGAAATCAAGTTCAGAGTTGCATCAAAACCGTCCGATTTTGATTCGAGACCTATCGATTTTTGGCCAAGTCACTTATTTGAAAATTCCTCGTCGTCAGTTTTATTGTCGTGATTGCCAACGTTATTTTACTGAGTCATTGACATTTATGGATGCAGGACGGCAGTACACTCGACGCTATGAGGAGCATATTTACCAGCAAGTACAACTGTCAAGTATGGAGCAAGTGGGTCGCGTAGAAGGATTAAGCTTTGAGCGCATTGAAGGGATTTTCAAGCATCAGTATGCACAGAAAAAAACACGGGATGGGCAGGAGTCAAACGCATTGGGATTGATGAAATCAGCAAGCGGAAAGGGCATCAAAACTTCGCCACCGTTATCGGCGACGTTGAGGCCGGGAAATTGATTGAAGTGATTGACAGTCACCAACAGGAAGACATTATTGAAATCCTGAAGCAGCAGCCCATAGAGGTGCGTGCAAAAGTTGAAGAGGTGAGCGTGGATATGTGGGGAGGATTCCCAAAGGTAGTCAAGAAAGTGTTTCCCAATGCCGTGGTAGTGATTGACCGCTTTCATGTCATGAAATTAGTCAATGAGGAGTTAAATAAAATTCGTAGACAATCGGGTGTATCAGACCGAGGTAGCAAATTCATTTTGCTCAAGAATGGCAAGGATTTAACAGCAGAAGAAAAGACAAAGTTAGAAGAGATTCTGAAACGGTCAAAGCGATTAGGAAAAGCCTATGAGTGGAAAGAAGAGTTTCGCGCGATTTATGAACAACCATTAACCGTTGAGGAAGGCAAGCGTCAGATCCAAGGGTGGCTCGATCAAGCGCGAGTCGTCTATAGTGAAGCAAGCACAACGATTCGTAACCATTTAGATGGGATTAGCAACTACTTTCGGAATCGCACAACGAGTGGCGCAATGGAGGGAATCAACAACCGAATTAAATTGATTAAACGGCAAGCTTATGGCTTTGTCAATTTCAACAATTTTCGAGAAAGACTATTAGCCTGCTTCTCTGATTAAATAAAGTTATCACAGTACTAACGGGAGAACCAGCCGTTCTGACTCGTCAGAATGCTTATGAGTCTGCAATTTTAGCCTATCTTACGGCTCTCTCATTGCAACCGGATAATGCCAGTATTTTTGAATCTTTAGGTGCCCTGTATCTGCAGCGAGGTGCTTACAACAGGGCAGTGGAAATGTTAGAGCAGGCCGTGCAGCTAGCCCCCGATCGCCCTCGCGCTCAATCCCTGTTGGCGCTGGCACTCACCCATGCCGACAGACCAACCAATCCTGTAAAAGAATTGCAGACTCCTATCAGTTCTAAAACCAGAGATGTTCTGAGTTTTGTCAAAGTAGCGGATGGTTTAAATCAAGCGGGTGAGCGATCGCTGGCGATGCAACTTTATCAATGGACGGAGGAATTTGCTCCCAATTGTCCTGGATTGCAAGAAAAAATGGGCAATCTCTGGATGGAAAATCAGAACTATGTCATGGCTGTTTCTGCCTATCGTCGGTGGACGGAAAAAGAACCAGAAAATCCCGATGCCTACTATAACTTGGGAACGGCCCTGTATCAAATGGGACGGATGGAAGAAGCGATTTCTATGCTGGAAAAAGCCAGCACTTTATATCAAAAACTCTTGTCTGCTAAGGATTAGAATGGGTGCTAATCGGCATTGTAGGGATGAAGCCTTTGGCTCTCAATTTCTGCAACTCGGTTAGCATCTTCTACTGCCTGCTTTATCCCTACCTAAAACTTCTTTAGCAGTTCTCAATCAGTCGCAAGGGAAGAAGTAGTTGTGAGAGGCGTTTCCACAGGAAACGCTCTCACAATCCAGATAGGATTGCTATTGATTGCTCAATTGTTTTTGATTTTCTGTAGGGAAGCTGCTCAAGAGTAGGTTCTGAATCTGTGAGATGATAAGAAATTCTTTTCTGGATGAGCAGAAATAGGGACTGGCTAAAAGGTAGAATGCTGTAAATCTTTGTCAGTATTTTTACCAAAGGAAGCCAGGTCTTTTAGATGCGAGTGAAGAACTTCTGTAATTGGTTTTTATTGCCTACGGCGCATTTGATGGCCGTCTCTATCATTGCTCCAGGGCTTGCTTTGGAGAAGTTATCTGTCGATCAAATGCAATCTTTATCCTTGGCTCAACAGACGGCACAGGCGATTAATCCTGCCTCTAAAAAGACGGCTAAACCTGTGAATCAAGCTGATAAAAATTCATTTAAAAAAGCGGCGCAATCACAGGAGCAAGGCTCTTCCGCACCTATTTCGGCAACTGATATGGCTGAACTGACGCGGCTGTTTTCGGATGTGCAGCCCGGTGCCTGGTATTATGAACCACTGAAGTCTCTGGCTGAGCGTTATGGATGCATTTCCGGTTATCCCAATGGTACATTCCAGGGCCAGAAGTTTTTGACCCGTTCTGAGTTTGTTGCCGGACTAGATGCTTGTTTGAATCGACTTGATGCTGAGTTAAAAAACAGAACGGCCAATCTGGTGACTCGCGATCAACTGGCGGCCCTCTTCCGTATCCTGTCTAGTATTTTTGAGAATAATCCTGGCTTGAGAAGAGCACCAGGGATGGATAATGGTGCGCCTTCCCCGACAGTTCCTCCAAAAATGGACGATCGCCCCCAACCTAAAAATTGATCACTGGCAAATATCACCTATCCACCCACCTATCCACTCATCCACCCACCTATCTACTAAACTCGCAACATCCGCTCTTCAATCCTTTGCCAGGTCAGAGAAGAGACTCGGACCGCGGCCTGTTTGCAACGCACAATTAACCAGTTGGCATAGAGGTAGCGATCGAGTTTGCGGATTTCTTCTTTGGAGAGGCTGATCCAGGTGGGGTCAAGTTTCAGGCTATGGCACCAGGTTTGATAGATGCGGCTGTGGAATTCTTGATGTACCGTGGCGTGTTGCCGAAAGTCGGGAGCCTGTTTTTTCAAGTCTTTGAGGCGAGCCACCAGAACATCCAGGGTGTAATCGGGAAAAGCTTGTAAGCGGGCGAGTTCATCGGTGAAGGTTTGAGTGAAGGTTTTGGCCAGGGCTTTCCCCATTGAACGGCTGGGGAGGGACTGGGTGAGCGCGATCGCCAGCGCACGGGTGGGCACGGCAGCATGGGTGGGTTGGCTGTCTGAGTCGTAAAGGAATTTGGGTGTGCAGGTATGGGACAAGGTGCGGGCCAGTTCCAGGGTACGAGCGAGTCCCGGTTCCAGTACCCGTGCCAGGTGCAAGGCGCGATCGCTAACCAGGGCCAGAAACAGGGCAGTGGCTCGTTTCGCGGCAGGATTCAGGCTACCAGCAGAGTCCTGGGTTATCTCGTCAGTCCAGGTCAATAAGGCCCGGAGTTTGGGGGTATTAATCAAGGTTTTGGCCTGAGCTTCCATTGCGGTCAAGAGGTGATCTGCGCCGCCCCGCATCAGTCCGGCGACCAGCAGGAATACTTCCTGCCAGCGCTCATGGATCAGATGCTGCTGCACCAGAGCCTGCACCTGCTGATGGTCATCGATATACTGGGCGGTCAGGTATTCCTGCAATGTTAAATGGGAGAAGGAAAATACATCCTGTGCCCGTTCCACCAGAATGCCTTGTTGAATTGCGATCGCCTCCAGCACTTTTTCCCCATTCAAATGCTTGGGAGCATTCAGGTTGTCGGCAAGAAACGTCTTGATTTGATCCACCACTTCCCGCTGCGAGAAGAACAACCGATTGGCTTCAAACCCCTGATAGGCAATCTCAGAGAGCAGCACTTCCTCCAGTTCCGTACTCAATCCCTGGTAGATCTCATCGGGAAAAATCCGTTTTTCAGCCGCCCATTCTTCCAGCAACACGCGCAAGGCTTTGCGATACAACACACTGCGATTTTGCGGAAAATTTTGTGATCCGTGATAGACCAGACAGAGCAGGGTAAGTAATAGAGGCGATTGAGCCAATTCCCTGGCTGCGCGATTTTCCGATTTTTGCAACAGGTTCCAGCATTTCAAGGCCGTGCCTGCCTCGAGATCGGCATCGGAGTAGAACCAGTTGAGAATGAATTGTTTGATCTGTTCCTGGTTAAAGTCTGCCATGGCCACATCACTGAAGCGGCGAAAACTATTGCGGTAAGCGGCAATCCGGCAGGAGGCAATAAAGCGATTTTTGTCGTACTGATCCACAAAGTTCTGAATCTGACGAATGGCCGCGTCCACATTCTTGGTGGGCACTTCATCCAGGCCATCCAGCAACAGCAATAGTTTGCCGTCTTCCAGTAACCTGGTGGTGACGGCTTCAGGGGAGGGAATGCCACAGATCGCAAATTCCTGGGCGATCGCGGCTGCAATTCTCATCCCATCCGACGTAAAATTCTTCAACTCAATCAGCACCGGAATGCACTCATGAGCATAGCCACCACCCAATCCTTTTAGCGTTTCCAATCCCATTTTGCGAAGAAACGTCGATTTTCCCGCTCCCGGCCCCCCCAACACCATCAGATATTGTTTCTCATTGGCCACCTTGAGGCCATCCTGCTGCCGGGACTGTTTGCGTTGAAAACTGCGCTCTCCCTGCTCCCGGAAGGCTTTTTCCAGTTCTTCGATCGAATCAAAGCGGCTGAGGCTATCTCGATCGAGAAACTGGACGGGTGTATAAACTGACTCCAAAGACACTGGCTCCCGCATCCCCAGAACCTTTAACACGCCGTGCCGCTTGGCGTAGTTCCAGGCGTATTGCTCAGATGCTTTTTCAATAATGTGTTGCGGATCCTCGCTCTGCTCCTGAACCCAACTGGCAAACTTGCCTCCGTGATCGCACATGACGCGGCTGAAAATCGATCCCAACGTCATAGCGGCTGCCGGCAGGAGAACTTTTTCAATCAGCATGAGACGGGATGAATTGGAATGAGTGGCATCAACCGGATAATGCATCAGGCATATCCATCAGGAATGCCTGGTCTTTTCCACTGTAAGATCATTC from Leptodesmis sichuanensis A121 includes:
- a CDS encoding NACHT domain-containing protein, whose amino-acid sequence is MHYPVDATHSNSSRLMLIEKVLLPAAAMTLGSIFSRVMCDHGGKFASWVQEQSEDPQHIIEKASEQYAWNYAKRHGVLKVLGMREPVSLESVYTPVQFLDRDSLSRFDSIEELEKAFREQGERSFQRKQSRQQDGLKVANEKQYLMVLGGPGAGKSTFLRKMGLETLKGLGGGYAHECIPVLIELKNFTSDGMRIAAAIAQEFAICGIPSPEAVTTRLLEDGKLLLLLDGLDEVPTKNVDAAIRQIQNFVDQYDKNRFIASCRIAAYRNSFRRFSDVAMADFNQEQIKQFILNWFYSDADLEAGTALKCWNLLQKSENRAARELAQSPLLLTLLCLVYHGSQNFPQNRSVLYRKALRVLLEEWAAEKRIFPDEIYQGLSTELEEVLLSEIAYQGFEANRLFFSQREVVDQIKTFLADNLNAPKHLNGEKVLEAIAIQQGILVERAQDVFSFSHLTLQEYLTAQYIDDHQQVQALVQQHLIHERWQEVFLLVAGLMRGGADHLLTAMEAQAKTLINTPKLRALLTWTDEITQDSAGSLNPAAKRATALFLALVSDRALHLARVLEPGLARTLELARTLSHTCTPKFLYDSDSQPTHAAVPTRALAIALTQSLPSRSMGKALAKTFTQTFTDELARLQAFPDYTLDVLVARLKDLKKQAPDFRQHATVHQEFHSRIYQTWCHSLKLDPTWISLSKEEIRKLDRYLYANWLIVRCKQAAVRVSSLTWQRIEERMLRV